The DNA region GGCATCAaccaggggtgttgtgatgttgtccacCTTAACTGGGGCATCAaccaggggtgttgtgatgttgtccacCTTAACTGGGGCATCAaccaggggtgttgtgatgttgtccacCTTAACTGGGGCATCAaccaggggtgttgtgatgttgtccacCTTAACTGGGGCATCAACCAgggttgttgtgatgttgtccacCTTAACTGGGGCATCAaccaggggtgttgtgatgttgtccacCTTAACTGGGGCATCAaccaggggtgttgtgatgttgtccacCTTAACTGGGGCATCAaccaggggtgttgtgatgttgtccacCTTAACTGGGGCATTAACCAgggttgttgtgatgttgtccacCTTAACTGGGGCATCAACCAgggttgttgtgatgttgtccaGCACTTTGTCATGGATAGTGGTCAAGTGCTTTTTGATGTCTGGAAGTGACAGGGGTTGAAGCAACTCCAACACCTTGACAGGGTTAGGGACAAATTTGTTGGCGATTGCCAGGTTCATGTCCACAGACTAAAagcaaaaatatgaaatatttaaTTATAGATATTATTTAACATAACATTTGCAACATTGCAGatgttctattttttttttaaaaacaatttaCCAATATTGacaacaatacatttttggatcAGAGACAACTGAATGAGTGGACTTTAATAAGATAAACACTTAAAACCATCGCTTACTCCATTGCTCCCTGAATCTTCAGCCTCGTCGTCGTGTGCTGCTGAGAGGAACATCTTGGGGTACAATTTCTTTGCAAACAAGGTGACCACCACCAAACATCTCTCCTCATCACATGTGAAGGATTCAATCTCCAGGCACTGGGATGATGGGCACCTCTTCATGATAGTGAGGAACTCTGACTCAAGGTCGTCTGATGTAGGAGGGTGCCTCTCCAAGAATAGCAGGACCATTTGTTTCAGGATGATTTTCGTGCCAAAGCCCTGCATGGCATTAGCAGTGAAGCTTGGCGATGCGGTGCAGGATGTCAGGGCAAAGCCTGAGGGTGGAATGCAGGGTGCTGGGGAAAATCCTGGGGGTGGAATGCAGGGTGCTGGGGAAAAGCCTCGGGGTGGAATGCAGGGTGCCGGGGCTAGGCCTGTTGGTGGCAGACAAAATTAAGATCAGTCTTATATAAACACTTGAAGTGGCACTCTAGTGTCCTTTTCACCTCAGTTAACACCTGATGTACTTAACAAAAGTCACCTCTCAACAGGTGGTCTAGGTATGTCATGACATAGCACAAGTGTGGGGGTGGGCCATTTCTCTTTTGTTCTATATTGCTTCTTTATTGTTCCTCAAGAAAGGGGTGCGGCCGATGACATCACGgatcaccatcagaccaacaccttGAATAGCCTGCTCCTTGAAGTTGGCAGTTGTCTCTAAGAAACTGTATTTTGCTAAAAACGTTTTCCCCTTGAGAGCAGtagtcaccaaccttttctgagtcaaattcactttctgagtcaagatcaatttctgagtcaaaatgcaagtcAAGATCTACTGCTCAGTCTGGGGGGAGGGAGAAGCAGTGAGGCTGCCTCTCAACTGACTCCTCTGCACTCCAGCTGAGGGTGAAACTCAAGGCCCACTGCATTATTTCCACCTCATGCACCAATTCATTtgatttgctctctgcgcctgccGGGTACGCgttctaccttcagacacatgaaatggttcaaaatgtgAACACTATGCCTTCCcggcactagggctgctgaatcaagtgcacctaccaccaacaacactagggctgctgaatcaagtgcacctaccaccaacaacactagggctgctgaatcaagtgcacctaccaccaacaacactagggctgctgaatcaagtgcacctaccaccaacagcatGAAAGTAATACAAAAAATAGGAACGTAAGGCtttattgttgtttttttaaacatttttggtGATTGACTAGAAATGCCTTGGTGATCGACTAGTCGTTTGCGATTGgctggttggtgaccactgctttagtgtgtgtactttactggatttatacttgggatatctcttttcaacaggaaaagttCAACAATCTATGGAGGACGTTTTTAACTTAATTACCAAACTGTCTAGTTATAAACCTTGAGCCAGTAAGTTACATGACAGTGAAAAATGATCACCTGTCAAAGTGATTGTGacagtgtaactcacctgactgAAGGACAAGTGTTTCATCCAAAACCTCAAGGTTGACTGGATTAGTGGtcaggggtgttgtgatgtctaCCACtttgacagggttaggggtctCTGGGATCGCCAGGTTCAAGTCCACAGACTGAAAGCAACAAGGACACAATATTTAACAGAACATTTGTTACATTTCATATCTCCTTTTTCTCAACATtgacatttatttgtatttttatcagAGATCATTTAATGAGTGGACTTTCATAAAGATAAACACTTGAAATGATCGCTTACTCCATTGCTGCCTGAATCTTCAGCCTTGTCGAAGTCTGCTGCTGAGGGGAGCATCTTGGGGCACATCTTCATTGCAAACAATTTGGCCACCACTAAACATCTCTCCTCATCACATGTGAAGGCTTCAATCCCCAGGCACTGGGATGATGGGTACCTCTTCATATACTCCCAGTAGAAGGTGTAAGCCCAGTACTGCATACTGTCAGAGTCGGTACACTTCTCCAGCTCCTCATTAACGATGTTGCAGAATCTGGCAGTGATGCTTTGAAACAGAGTGCAGATACGATCGGTGATAGTCAGGAACTCTGACTCAAGGTCCTCTGACGCAGGAGGGAGCCTCTCCAAGAATAGCAGGACAATTTGTTTCAGGATGACTTTCGTGCCAAAGCCCTGCGTGGCATTAGCGGCAAAGCTTGGCGACGAGGTGCAGGCTGCCAGGGCAAAGCCTGGGGGTGGAATGAAGGGTGCTGGGGAAAATTCTGGTGGGGTGCAGGGTGCCGGGGAAAAGCCTGGTGGTGGGGTGCAGTGTGCCGTGGAAAAGCCTGTTGGTGGCGGACAAAGTGAAGATCAGTctattgttgtttttttttacaaacatgtTTAGTgattgactaggaatgccttggagatcgaccagTCGATTGCGATTggccggttggtgaccactgctttagtgtgtgtactttactggatttatacttgggatatctcttttcaacaggaaaagttCAACAATCTATGGAGGACGTTTTTAACTTAATTACCAAACTGTCTAGTTATAAACCTTGAGCCAGTAAGTTACATGACAGTGAAAAATGATCACCTGTCAAAGTGATTGTGacagtgtaactcacctgactgAAGGACAAGTGTTTCATCCAAAACCTCAAGGTTGACTGGATTAGTGGtcaggggtgttgtgatgtctaCCACTTTGTCAGGGTTAGGGGTCTCCGGGATCGCCAGGTTCAAGTCCACAGACTGAAAGCAACAAGGACACAATATTTAACAGAACATTTGCGACATTTCATATCTCCTttttcacaacattgacatttatttgtattttttatcaGAGATCATTTAATGAATGGACTTTCATAAAGATAAACACTTGAAATTATCGCTTACTCCATTGCTGCCTGAATCTTCAGCCTCGTCGAAGTCTGCTGCTGAGGGGAGCATCTTGGGGCACATCTTCTTTGCAAACATTTTGGCCACCACTAAACATCTCTCCTCATCACATGTGAAGGCTTCAATCCCCAGGCACTGGGATGATGGGTACCTCTTCATATACTCCCAGTAGAAGGTGTAAGCCCAATACTTCTTACTGTCAGAGTCGGTACACTTCTCCAGCTCCTCATTAACGATGTTGCGGAATCTGGCAGTGATGCTTTGAAACAGCGTGCAGATACGATCGGTGATAGTCAGGAACTCTGACTCAAGGTCCTCTGACGAAGGAGGGAGCCTCTCCAAGAATATAGCAGGACCATTTGTTTCAGGATGACTTTGGTGCCAAAGCCCTGCATGGCATTTGCGACAAAGCTTGGCGTCGAGGTGTAGGTTGCCAGGGCAAAGCCTGGGGGTGGAATGCAGGGTGTTGGGGCAAATTCAGGTGGTGGGGTGCAGGGTGCCGGGGAAAAGCCTGGTGGTGCCGGACAAAGTGAAGATCAGTCTTACATAAAAACTTTAAGGCTTTATTGTTGGGTTTTTTACATACATGTTTGGTGATTGACtagaaatgccttggagatcgaccagTCGACTGCGAATGGCCAGATGGTGACCACTGCTTTagtgtgtgtactttactgtatttatacttgggatatcgcttttcaacaggaaaagttCAACAATCTCTGGAGGACGTCTTTAACTTAATTACCAAACTGTCTAGTTATAAAACTTGAGCCAGTAAGTTACATTACAGTGAAAAATGATCACCTGTCAAAGTGATTGTGacagtgtaactcacctgactgAAGGACAAGTGTTTCATCCAAAACCTCAAGGTTGACTGGATTAGTGGtcaggggtgttgtgatgtctaCCACtttgacagggttaggggtctCTGGGATCGCCAGGTTCAAGTCCACAGACTGAAAGCAACAAGGACACAATATTTAACAGAACATTTGTTACATTTCATATCTCCTCTTTACCTCTTTATTTTTATCAGAGAAAATTGAATGAGTGGACTTTCATAAGGATAAACACTTGTGATCGTTGCTTACCCCACTGCTCCCTACTTCATCCACATTAAAGTCTTCCACTGAGAGGAGCATCTCCAGCTGGAGATTGTTCAGCAATATTCTGCCGATTATGTTGGCCACCACTAAAAATCTCTCCTCATCAAATGAGAAGGCTTCAATCCCCTGGGGTGATGGGTACATCTTCATGTACTCGCAGTAGAAAGTGTCAGCCCAGATGCTCTTACTATAAGAGTCGATACACTTCTCCAGCTCCTTGTTGACGATGTTGTTGGATCTGGCAGTGATGCTCTGAATTAGAGTGCAGATATGATCTGCGATAGTGAGTGGTGGGTGGCAAGATGCCGGGGGAAAGCCTGGTGGTGGGGGGCATGACGCCGGGATAAAGCCTGATCGTGGGGGGCAGGATGCCTGGGCAAAGCCTGGTGGTGGGGGGAGCAATGCCTGGGCAAAGCCTGGTGGTGGGGGGCACTTTCCCGGGGCAAAGCCTGGTGGTGGGGGGCATGAAAGAGGGGCAAAGCCTGGTGGTGGGGGGAAGGATAGAAGGGCAAAGCCTGGTGGTGGGGGGCATGATAGAGGGGAAAAGAATGGTGGTGGGGGGCATGATAGAGAGGCAAAGCCTCGTGGTGGGGGGCATGATAGAGGGGCAAAGCCTGGTGGTGGGGGACATGATGCCGGGGAAAAGCCTGCTGGGAGTGGGCATGATGCCGGGGCAAAGACTGGTGGTAGGGTGCAGGATGCAAGGGCAAAGCCTGGTGGTGGCTGGCAGGATGCCTGGGCAAAGCCTGGTGGTGGGGGGCAGGATAGATGGGCAAAGCCTGGTGGTGGGGGGCATGATAGAGGGGCAAGGCCTGGTGTTGGGGGCAAGGCCTGGTGGTGGGGGGCATGATGCCTGGGAAAATCCTGGTGGTGGGGGGCAGGATAGAGGGGCAAAGCCTGGTGGTGGGGGGGAAGTGGGCAAAGCCTGGTGGTAGAGGGGCAAAGCCTGGTGGTggggggaaggatagaggggcAAAGCCTGGTGGTGGGGGACATGATGCCGGGGAAAATCCTGCTGGGAGTGGGCGTGATGCCAGGGCAAAGACTGGTGGTAGGGTGCAGGATGCTGGGGCAAAGCCCGGTGGTGGGATGCAGGATGCAGTGGCAAAGCCTGGGGGTAATATGCATGGTGCCGGGGCAAAGCCTGCAGGTGGAATACAGGGTGCTGAGTGTTTTACCACAACATTCCCTTGAAATTAGAAGGAGAAAATCTATCTCATACAAACACAACTTATTGCGAAACTGCCTAGTTTCAAAACATTAGCTAATAAGTTATATTACAGTAAGACATGGACACCTGTCAAATTGATCCGTGTCAATTTAACTCACCTGACTGGAGGTCAACTGGAGTCGTGGTCATGTttgttgtgatgttgtccacTTTGACGGGGTTAGTGATTAGGGGTGCTGTGACAGACTGAAAGCAACAAGGACATCATACTTAAGGTAATATTTGCGACATTGCAAATCTTCTttctatcaacaacaacaacaacaaaaatgcttTGTATGAGTGGACTTTCATAAAGATAAACACTTGTAATCATTGCTCACCTCACTGCTCCCTGAAGCTAATGTCCCTTCATCCACGTCCTTCAGCTTTACCAGCTCCTCGACCACATGGTGAACCATGTGCCTCGTTAGCATGGTGGCCCTGGCAGATGTTGCCAACTTTAGTACCATCTCTGTGCCAGTATAGTAATGAAGATGAGTATGGATATTTGTCACCATCTCAAGGATCTGGTACCAGCCAATGTGCCAGTTGGCCTTGCCCCCTTTCTTTGTGACTTTGACCCCACACAGTGACAGCTGGTGGATTATGTCGTTTATGAGGGGCCAGTAATGAAGGTTGATGTCTTCCTCTAGGTGGCCTTCGAAGACTACATAAACTATCATACCAATGATGTTCCTCAGGAGCTCCGAGGAGATTACCAGCTGGTCAGGGCACTTTGGACGAACCTCGCTTGCCTTGGGCTCTGATAGCCAGCTGCGGATAGAGCTTAATGGAATGTAGTCAGCAGGAGCTTCAAACAGCCTCTGGACTTTGGTGCTCACAGCTTCAATGATGGTGCTGATCAAGGTGGAACTTTGGGTGAAAAGAGCTCTCCTAAGGTCCTCAGGGCTGTTTAGGCACTGGATCTTACGGTTGAGTGAGTGGACCATCCTGACACCAGTGGAACGGGAGTAGTAGACTTGAGCGACAGGAGGAGCCTTCAGAACTCTAGAGAGGTTCTCCACTACTGCCAGCACTATGGTGACACTCATGTCACTCAGGGCCATGGAGGACCGGTCACAGGGGCTTTCCATCTGGCAGGACCAGAGGGCCTGGAGCAGCCTGGACACGATGTCCACCACCACCTTAGAGGGACAGCACAGCTCGGAGTACGGCTGGAAGGCCAGGCTCTGGGAAATGGTCTTTCGAGCTCTTACAACTTCATCGCAGACCTCAGGGTTTCTAAAATATACAAGccagatagagagaagaggaaacaCTTTTATGCACTTTGAAACGCATCCTCTGTAAGAAATGTGCTACATACAGTAAATGAAGTTTGATTGATATCGGCCCCTGCACTCGTCATTTCATTTAGCATCAGTAGATGgatagaataatacatagaccaAATAATTGTAACATAAAGAGTGAATGTGACTCACAGGTAGGAGAGATCAGCAGTAAAGTCAAGTGAGTTAATGGCCTGACTAAGGTCGGTGGCCAACTCAGTAAAAGCCTCATGTTCAACGTCCCTCATTCTGAGTTGAGTGTTCACCTCCCAGGTCTGTCACAGGAAACAGGGGGTGCCATTAATGCCCATAGAAGGTAAAATATAGATAAACCATATACCATGAGCCAATGCTAAATAAGGACATTGTTTATTAGATAGGATAACTCACTAAATGTATATTATCTCCACTTAACTTATACTGTAGACATCTTTCTAATCTCTTACCAGGTGACTAATGTCATTCCCTTCCTCTGCTTCCTTTCTGAACCTTAAAATCAAATACAGAGCAACTGAACATTCCTGCCTTTTTTATCCTTCCTCTACTTTCACATTGATTTCCCATTGAGCCTATGACAGTGATTCAGTGGCGAAGCCAGACATTTGTTGATGGGTGGGCCTGCAGACATTTGGGTGGGCCAGAAACTTCCTGCTattgtacacattttgccatgaggctaaGAGAACATGCATTTTTAAAGCAAACTGACAAAAGTTACAATATAGATATGTTGACTGATAAAGGCACTGAATTATGAGCTGAATTGTTTGCTAAATGAACAATGAAATAGGCTGTGGCATGGTGCatatagccatagaagcacagTGAAATATGCCTCAATGCAGTCATATTTGTGGCTTATTGGGAGTGTGGCTTTCAGTTAGTTATTTTTGGCAAACCATCCCGGGAGAGTGAATGTCATTCCAGAACGTCTGTTCTGTTATATTTCATCAAATTTGTGCACTGATTGCTATGAATGATGATGGTGTTTTGGTAAAAAGAAAATCATGTCCCATTCAGAACACAAGCAATTCAAAAGATATATACATATTTCTTTCGGAAACATATCATATCtattgcaaattcataacatattatacggactgctttaaaaaaaaacatctctaTTTTTGATGTAAATGGCATGTTACAGAAGGGTCCTGACATTTTTGGGCAATTTTACTTGTTTTTGAAAAACTTACCCCAACCAGCGATTCACTTCCTCATCATCGTTTTGCAGTACTGGGGCTCTGAAAAAACATGAACAAATGCTCTCAATATAGTGATGCtggtctttagatgttgtacacatgaaattgCGTCATTCCAAATGTATCCACATCGTTTTATTCAATTTTGTGCGAATCTGTTTCCCCTATACAGCTGTTCCATTCTCTGTGTAGCCTGCTGCTAGAATGGACGGAGAGGTATCCCTCGACTAGCAACAAAATGTAATATAACGTTGTGGATAAAGTTCAGAATGATACAATTCTAACCCACCTGCCTTGAATGACCGGTCGCCACTGTAGCTAACAAACATACTGTGCAGATAATGTTCAAATTCATTGTTTTACACAATATTTTATCATAGCACTGGCTGACCACAGGCTTACCAACTCCCTtaccaaaatggctgacctttTATACTGTCATATGAAGGTTCATGTCAATTCTAGTATTCTTATTCCTAATTATATGGTACATAGTACAAGTAGCTGTACTCACCGCTCCAGGGACTTGTTCTTAATAAGCCAGTTGCTCATGTCCTCCACGGTGGTGTGGTGAGGGACATGACTCTGGAGGCCTTGTCTCTGGAGCACCAAAAACTGCTTCATCAGCTTCTTCTGCAAGACAAATCATGTTGTCAAAAAGACAACCTAGGGTTTGCTTTAGCCGGTCTGAATTGACAGGTGGGCGGGGTTTGTACTAGGGatctgccagcagcataccaccatgcatcccactgctggcttgcatctgaagctaagcagggttggtcctggatgggagaccagattctgctggaagtggtgtttgaGGGCCAGTAGAAGGGACgttttcctctggtctaaaaaacaatatcccaattccccagtgtagtgattggggacattaccctgtgtagggtgccggaTTTCTGGTCACTAaaaatcccatggcacttattgtaagagtaggggtatGAACTCCAGTGTCATgactggccctcataccatcatggccacctaatcatccccagcttccaattggcacattcatccccttcctctcccctgtaactattccccaggtcattgctgtaaatgagaatgtgttctcagtcaacttgcctagtaaaatacatGTGCATCTTTCCCTTTCATGGTGATTTGATATGTAGTGTGTCTTGATGCAGGAATCAGTAAGTTTTAGTTATAAGCGATTTGATAAGAAAAACAAATCGATGCACTGACAtttgttgaaaaaaaaacattttcctttCAAAATAAAATTGTGCTGTTGTTGATGGAGCTCATGAGCTGGACCTCactgagctggatctgtctgagctgacttctatgtgtgtgtgtgtgtgtgtgtgtgtgtgtgtgtgtgtgtgtgtgtgtgtgtgtgtgtgtgtgtgtgtgtgtgtgtgtgtgtgtgtgtgtgtgtgtgtgtgtgtgtgtgtgtgtgtgtgtgtgtgtgcgtgtaaatTATGTACAGTGAGAATcataagtattcatcccccttgtgGATGTTTTCAAATGTTcttttttgtcaatgatctacacaaaatactccatgTAAAAGTGAGAAGAAacatttacaaatgaataaaaatgaaataactaaaatatagtcgttacataagtattcacccccttgttTAGGCAAGactaaattagttcaggagtaaaatgtggcttaacaaatcacataaattGTGAATTGTGAAAAAATAGGGCAAGACCTTGGAACTAAAGTTTTATCTGACATTTTGGTCAAAAATGAGTTATTGACATAGAGATTCCCTTTAGGTGGTCCTTTTCATGTGAGATATGTCCGATTTTTCTTGAACTCCATTTACATTGAAAGAAACATGTATAATCTGAAAGTTCTGTCTGAGCAAACATCTTTTAACTTGGTGCTATTAGGTTCTGTCTGCAATCCAATTATACAATACTGGGTTGTCAGTAGAAAATAATTGTCTGTAAGGTGATATACAGCGcatggaaagtatttagaccccttgacttttttcacatgttgttacattacagccttattctaaaatggattaaattacatattttcctcataaatctacacacgataccccataatgacaaagcaaaaacagtttttcagacaagtttgcaaatgtattaaaggtAAAAAACATTAATAccttatttccataagtattcagaccctttgctatgagactcaaaattgagctcaggtgcatcctgtttccattgatcatccttgagatgagtCCATCTGTTATAATTTTAAATTATTGTAAATGATTTagaaaggtcccacagttgacagttcatgtcagagcaaaaaccaagccatgaggtggaaggaattgtccatagagctctgaaacaggattgtgttgagcattgaaggtctccaagaagacagtggcctccatcattcttaaatggaagaattgtggaactaccaagactatttctagagctggccacccaaccaaactgagcaatcggggagaagggccttggtcagggaggtgaccaagaacccgatggtcaataTGAAGGAACTCCAGAGTTccagagaaccttccagaaggacaaccatctctgcagcactccaccaatcaggcctttatggtagtggctagatggaagccactcctcagtaaaaggcacatgacagcccgcttggatttttccaaaaggcaccaaaaggtTTCTctgatcatgagaaacaagattctctggtctgatgaaaccaagaaagaactcttcggcc from Oncorhynchus keta strain PuntledgeMale-10-30-2019 unplaced genomic scaffold, Oket_V2 Un_contig_19075_pilon_pilon, whole genome shotgun sequence includes:
- the LOC118402609 gene encoding uncharacterized protein LOC118402609 isoform X41, whose amino-acid sequence is MKRYPSSQCLGIEAFTCDEERCLVVAKMFAKKMCPKMLPSAADFDEAEDSGSNGSVDLNLAIPETPNPDKVVDITTPLTTNPVNLEVLDETLVLQSGFSTAHCTPPPGFSPAPCTPPEFSPAPFIPPPGFALAACTSSPSFAANATQGFGTKVILKQIVLLFLERLPPASEDLESEFLTITDRICTLFQSITARFCNIVNEELEKCTDSDSMQYWAYTFYWEYMKRYPSSQCLGIEAFTCDEERCLVVAKLFAMKMCPKMLPSAADFDKAEDSGSNGSVDLNLAIPETPNPVKVVDITTPLTTNPVNLEVLDETLVLQSGLAPAPCIPPRGFSPAPCIPPPGFSPAPCIPPSGFALTSCTASPSFTANAMQGFGTKIILKQMVLLFLERHPPTSDDLESEFLTIMKRCPSSQCLEIESFTCDEERCLVVVTLFAKKLYPKMFLSAAHDDEAEDSGSNGSVDMNLAIANKFVPNPVKVLELLQPLSLPDIKKHLTTIHDKVLDNITTTLVDAPVKVDNITTPLVDAPVKVDNITTPLVDAPVKVDNITTPLVDAPVKVDNITTPLVDAPAKVDNITTPLVDAPAKVDNITTPLATIPVHLKVTDEPVDLQSEDVLVIKPKKSRVMRFFRRLFCCINEDDLMV
- the LOC118402609 gene encoding uncharacterized protein LOC118402609 isoform X38 — encoded protein: MKRYPSSQCLGIEAFTCDEERCLVVAKMFAKKMCPKMLPSAADFDEAEDSGSNGSVDLNLAIPETPNPDKVVDITTPLTTNPVNLEVLDETLVLQSGFSTAHCTPPPGFSPAPCTPPEFSPAPFIPPPGFALAACTSSPSFAANATQGFGTKVILKQIVLLFLERLPPASEDLESEFLTITDRICTLFQSITARFCNIVNEELEKCTDSDSMQYWAYTFYWEYMKRYPSSQCLGIEAFTCDEERCLVVAKLFAMKMCPKMLPSAADFDKAEDSGSNGSVDLNLAIPETPNPVKVVDITTPLTTNPVNLEVLDETLVLQSGLAPAPCIPPRGFSPAPCIPPPGFSPAPCIPPSGFALTSCTASPSFTANAMQGFGTKIILKQMVLLFLERHPPTSDDLESEFLTIMKRCPSSQCLEIESFTCDEERCLVVVTLFAKKLYPKMFLSAAHDDEAEDSGSNGSVDMNLAIANKFVPNPVKVLELLQPLSLPDIKKHLTTIHDKVLDNITTTLVDAPVKVDNITTPLVDAPVKVDNITTPLVDAPVKVDNITTPLVDAPVKVDNITTPLVDAPAKVDNITTPLVDAPVKVDNITTPLATIPVHLKVTDEPVDLQSEDVLVIKPKKSRVMRFFRRLFCCINEDDLMV
- the LOC118402609 gene encoding uncharacterized protein LOC118402609 isoform X43; translated protein: MKRYPSSQCLGIEAFTCDEERCLVVAKMFAKKMCPKMLPSAADFDEAEDSGSNGSVDLNLAIPETPNPDKVVDITTPLTTNPVNLEVLDETLVLQSGFSTAHCTPPPGFSPAPCTPPEFSPAPFIPPPGFALAACTSSPSFAANATQGFGTKVILKQIVLLFLERLPPASEDLESEFLTITDRICTLFQSITARFCNIVNEELEKCTDSDSMQYWAYTFYWEYMKRYPSSQCLGIEAFTCDEERCLVVAKLFAMKMCPKMLPSAADFDKAEDSGSNGSVDLNLAIPETPNPVKVVDITTPLTTNPVNLEVLDETLVLQSGLAPAPCIPPRGFSPAPCIPPPGFSPAPCIPPSGFALTSCTASPSFTANAMQGFGTKIILKQMVLLFLERHPPTSDDLESEFLTIMKRCPSSQCLEIESFTCDEERCLVVVTLFAKKLYPKMFLSAAHDDEAEDSGSNGSVDMNLAIANKFVPNPVKVLELLQPLSLPDIKKHLTTIHDKVLDNITTTLVDAPVKVDNITTPLVDAPVKVDNITTPLVDAPVKVDNITTPLVDAPAKVDNITTPLVDAPVKVDNITTPLATIPVHLKVTDEPVDLQSEDVLVIKPKKSRVMRFFRRLFCCINEDDLMV
- the LOC118402609 gene encoding uncharacterized protein LOC118402609 isoform X46; this encodes MKRYPSSQCLGIEAFTCDEERCLVVAKMFAKKMCPKMLPSAADFDEAEDSGSNGSVDLNLAIPETPNPDKVVDITTPLTTNPVNLEVLDETLVLQSGFSTAHCTPPPGFSPAPCTPPEFSPAPFIPPPGFALAACTSSPSFAANATQGFGTKVILKQIVLLFLERLPPASEDLESEFLTITDRICTLFQSITARFCNIVNEELEKCTDSDSMQYWAYTFYWEYMKRYPSSQCLGIEAFTCDEERCLVVAKLFAMKMCPKMLPSAADFDKAEDSGSNGSVDLNLAIPETPNPVKVVDITTPLTTNPVNLEVLDETLVLQSGLAPAPCIPPRGFSPAPCIPPPGFSPAPCIPPSGFALTSCTASPSFTANAMQGFGTKIILKQMVLLFLERHPPTSDDLESEFLTIMKRCPSSQCLEIESFTCDEERCLVVVTLFAKKLYPKMFLSAAHDDEAEDSGSNGSVDMNLAIANKFVPNPVKVLELLQPLSLPDIKKHLTTIHDKVLDNITTTLVDAPVKVDNITTPLVDAPVKVDNITTPLVDAPVKVDNITTPLVDAPAKVDNITTPLVDAPAKVDNITTPLATIPVHLKVTDEPVDLQSEDVLVIKPKKSRVMRFFRRLFCCINEDDLMV
- the LOC118402609 gene encoding uncharacterized protein LOC118402609 isoform X37, which produces MKRYPSSQCLGIEAFTCDEERCLVVAKMFAKKMCPKMLPSAADFDEAEDSGSNGSVDLNLAIPETPNPDKVVDITTPLTTNPVNLEVLDETLVLQSGFSTAHCTPPPGFSPAPCTPPEFSPAPFIPPPGFALAACTSSPSFAANATQGFGTKVILKQIVLLFLERLPPASEDLESEFLTITDRICTLFQSITARFCNIVNEELEKCTDSDSMQYWAYTFYWEYMKRYPSSQCLGIEAFTCDEERCLVVAKLFAMKMCPKMLPSAADFDKAEDSGSNGSVDLNLAIPETPNPVKVVDITTPLTTNPVNLEVLDETLVLQSGLAPAPCIPPRGFSPAPCIPPPGFSPAPCIPPSGFALTSCTASPSFTANAMQGFGTKIILKQMVLLFLERHPPTSDDLESEFLTIMKRCPSSQCLEIESFTCDEERCLVVVTLFAKKLYPKMFLSAAHDDEAEDSGSNGSVDMNLAIANKFVPNPVKVLELLQPLSLPDIKKHLTTIHDKVLDNITTTLVDAPVKVDNITTPLVDAPVKVDNITTPLVDAPVKVDNITTPLVDAPAKVDNITTPLVDAPAKVDNITTPLVDAPVKVDNITTPLATIPVHLKVTDEPVDLQSEDVLVIKPKKSRVMRFFRRLFCCINEDDLMV
- the LOC118402609 gene encoding uncharacterized protein LOC118402609 isoform X39, yielding MKRYPSSQCLGIEAFTCDEERCLVVAKMFAKKMCPKMLPSAADFDEAEDSGSNGSVDLNLAIPETPNPDKVVDITTPLTTNPVNLEVLDETLVLQSGFSTAHCTPPPGFSPAPCTPPEFSPAPFIPPPGFALAACTSSPSFAANATQGFGTKVILKQIVLLFLERLPPASEDLESEFLTITDRICTLFQSITARFCNIVNEELEKCTDSDSMQYWAYTFYWEYMKRYPSSQCLGIEAFTCDEERCLVVAKLFAMKMCPKMLPSAADFDKAEDSGSNGSVDLNLAIPETPNPVKVVDITTPLTTNPVNLEVLDETLVLQSGLAPAPCIPPRGFSPAPCIPPPGFSPAPCIPPSGFALTSCTASPSFTANAMQGFGTKIILKQMVLLFLERHPPTSDDLESEFLTIMKRCPSSQCLEIESFTCDEERCLVVVTLFAKKLYPKMFLSAAHDDEAEDSGSNGSVDMNLAIANKFVPNPVKVLELLQPLSLPDIKKHLTTIHDKVLDNITTTLVDAPVKVDNITTPLVDAPVKVDNITTPLVDAPVKVDNITTPLVDAPAKVDNITTPLVDAPAKVDNITTPLVDAPAKVDNITTPLATIPVHLKVTDEPVDLQSEDVLVIKPKKSRVMRFFRRLFCCINEDDLMV